Proteins from a genomic interval of Alteromonas macleodii ATCC 27126:
- the murJ gene encoding murein biosynthesis integral membrane protein MurJ, which translates to MSRKLIKSGLIVSIMTLVSRVLGLVRDVVVAKLLGDGAAADVFFFANKIPNFLRRLFAEGAFAQAFIPVLTEVHENDDKKQLREFVAKVSGTLGAIVFVVSIIGVIASPVLAALFGTGWFVAWLEGDEAGDKFVLASTMLKITFPYLAFISLTGLAGAILNTLNKFAVAAFTPVLLNVCIIACAIYLAPTLNQPAYALAWGVFIGGIVQFLFQLPFLFRAGLLVKPKWGWHDENVVKVRTLMIPALFGVSVGQINLLFDTFIASFLVTGSISWLYYSDRLLEFPLGLFGIAIATVILPTLSRNHVSNNPKAFAANIDWAFRMVCLLGIPAAVGLGVMARPILTVIFQRGAFTAETAIMASYSLTAYSFGLLSFMLVKILAPGFYSRQDTKTPVKFGIWCMVANMVFNLILAIPFGYVGLAVATSMSATLNAALLYITLHRQGVFALSRTSVLFIARVVIASAAMGGLIYYRDQGLGFFDLSLSAQMLEVGITISLSVILFVTTMVVLGMRPRHFRSGGD; encoded by the coding sequence GTGTCACGGAAGTTAATAAAATCTGGTCTTATCGTCAGTATTATGACCTTGGTCTCGCGAGTATTAGGCTTGGTACGTGATGTTGTTGTTGCCAAGCTTTTGGGCGATGGAGCAGCCGCTGACGTATTTTTCTTTGCTAACAAAATTCCTAATTTTCTTCGTCGTCTATTCGCTGAAGGTGCATTTGCACAAGCGTTTATTCCGGTATTAACCGAAGTCCACGAGAACGACGATAAAAAGCAACTCAGAGAGTTCGTTGCAAAAGTCAGCGGTACGTTGGGCGCTATTGTTTTTGTAGTTTCTATCATAGGGGTAATAGCATCACCTGTTTTGGCGGCGTTATTTGGTACAGGCTGGTTTGTGGCGTGGCTCGAAGGGGACGAGGCAGGAGATAAGTTTGTGCTTGCGTCGACCATGTTGAAAATTACCTTTCCTTATTTAGCGTTTATCTCTCTGACTGGGTTGGCAGGGGCGATACTCAATACGCTAAATAAGTTTGCGGTTGCTGCCTTCACCCCTGTTTTACTTAACGTGTGCATTATTGCATGCGCTATATACTTAGCTCCTACGCTTAATCAACCCGCTTACGCGCTAGCGTGGGGCGTGTTTATCGGTGGTATTGTACAGTTCTTGTTTCAACTACCGTTTTTGTTCAGGGCAGGGCTCTTGGTAAAGCCAAAGTGGGGCTGGCATGACGAAAACGTGGTAAAAGTACGCACCCTGATGATCCCTGCCTTATTCGGTGTGTCAGTAGGGCAAATCAATTTGTTGTTTGATACTTTCATCGCCAGCTTTTTAGTTACCGGTTCTATTAGCTGGTTATACTATTCAGACAGGCTGCTTGAATTTCCCCTAGGGTTGTTTGGTATTGCCATCGCAACAGTCATTTTACCTACGCTATCCCGAAACCATGTCAGTAATAACCCCAAAGCGTTTGCTGCGAATATCGATTGGGCGTTTCGCATGGTGTGTTTATTAGGCATACCTGCTGCAGTGGGACTTGGCGTGATGGCAAGGCCTATTCTGACCGTTATTTTTCAGCGGGGCGCGTTTACCGCAGAAACCGCCATTATGGCGTCTTACTCGCTTACCGCGTACTCGTTTGGCTTGCTCAGCTTTATGCTGGTAAAAATTCTCGCGCCAGGGTTTTACTCCCGCCAAGACACCAAGACGCCAGTGAAATTTGGTATTTGGTGTATGGTCGCAAACATGGTGTTTAACCTTATATTAGCGATTCCGTTTGGTTATGTAGGGCTTGCTGTTGCTACCAGTATGTCAGCTACGCTTAATGCCGCTTTGCTCTATATAACGCTGCATCGCCAAGGCGTGTTTGCGTTAAGCCGCACATCGGTTTTGTTTATTGCCCGTGTAGTTATTGCAAGTGCAGCCATGGGCGGGCTTATTTATTATCGCGATCAAGGCTTAGGTTTCTTTGATTTGTCTCTTTCCGCCCAAATGTTAGAAGTAGGAATAACCATATCGCTGTCGGTCATACTGTTCGTGACAACCATGGTGGTGCTGGGCATGCGACCCAGGCATTTCAGAAGCGGCGGCGATTAG
- the rpsT gene encoding 30S ribosomal protein S20, with product MANIKSAKKRAIQAEKRRQHNASRRSMTRTSIKKVIAAIASGDKEAAQAALTAATPVLDRMATKGLIHKNKAARHKSRLAAQIKALG from the coding sequence TTGGCTAACATTAAGTCTGCTAAGAAGCGTGCAATCCAAGCCGAAAAGCGTCGTCAGCACAACGCTAGCCGTCGTTCAATGACTCGTACAAGCATCAAGAAAGTTATCGCTGCAATTGCAAGCGGTGACAAAGAAGCGGCACAAGCTGCACTTACTGCTGCTACTCCAGTACTTGACAGAATGGCTACTAAAGGCTTGATTCACAAGAACAAAGCTGCTCGTCATAAGAGCCGTCTAGCTGCACAAATCAAAGCACTAGGTTAA
- a CDS encoding SDR family oxidoreductase, with protein MTTRRNILITGASSGLGKGMAIEFAKQGCNLALCARRFENLEKLKDELHSINPNIDVYIRSLDVNDHDAVFEVFDAFKDDMGTLDRVIVNAGMGKGASIGTGYFHANKQTAVTNFVSALAQCEAAMAIFRAQNSGHLVTISSISAVRGFRRAMTVYAATKAGLTSMTEGIRMDVMNTPINVTCIHPGFIRSEINEKVEKVPFIVDTDVGCRAMVNAINKEKANAFVPSWPWAILHWIMRIAPASSIRKMS; from the coding sequence ATGACAACAAGACGCAATATTCTGATCACAGGCGCGAGTTCAGGCCTAGGCAAGGGAATGGCGATTGAGTTTGCCAAACAGGGTTGTAACCTAGCCCTATGCGCAAGACGCTTTGAGAATTTAGAAAAATTGAAAGACGAATTGCATTCAATTAACCCAAACATTGACGTGTATATTCGCTCGCTGGATGTCAATGATCACGATGCGGTGTTTGAAGTGTTTGACGCATTCAAAGATGACATGGGAACTCTTGATAGAGTTATTGTGAACGCAGGAATGGGCAAAGGCGCGTCGATTGGTACGGGGTATTTTCACGCTAACAAGCAAACGGCGGTGACTAACTTTGTGTCGGCGCTAGCACAATGTGAAGCGGCAATGGCTATCTTTAGGGCGCAAAATAGTGGTCATCTTGTGACGATTTCGTCCATCAGTGCTGTGCGCGGTTTTAGACGCGCCATGACCGTATACGCAGCAACGAAAGCGGGCCTTACATCTATGACTGAAGGCATTCGAATGGATGTAATGAATACGCCAATTAACGTCACCTGTATTCACCCCGGTTTTATTCGCAGCGAAATAAACGAAAAGGTGGAAAAAGTACCGTTTATTGTTGATACAGATGTGGGCTGTCGCGCGATGGTCAATGCAATCAACAAGGAAAAAGCGAATGCGTTTGTACCAAGCTGGCCGTGGGCCATCCTTCACTGGATCATGCGTATTGCACCGGCAAGCTCAATAAGGAAGATGAGCTGA
- a CDS encoding phosphotransferase family protein — translation MQQQVVDKADSVRAGEELDVSAVHNWLKENISASSPSLKATIQSSDSFPQVTQYSGGASNWTYCLDYQGSKQNQSEQTSLILRRAPAGTKANGAHDMGREFRLQHALKPVYRYVPEMLGLCEDESVIGTEFYVMEKFTGVIPRKNLPKGLNTSEQQSKQLCTNVLDSLIELHKVDYKKAGLEHLGKGAGYIERQISGWSERYSKAKTWNVPSGKKIMRWLENHMPANERICITHNDFRFDNVVLKPDNYTQIIGVLDWELATLGDPLMDLGNTLAYWVQPDDDFLAQSTRRQPTHLPGMLTRKQVVAYYCKEMEIDVDDFTFYEVYGLFRLAGIAQQIYYRYHHKQTNNPAFKNFWIFIHYLMWRCNKAIKASGKR, via the coding sequence ATGCAACAACAGGTCGTAGATAAAGCTGACAGCGTACGTGCAGGCGAAGAGCTAGACGTCAGCGCTGTACACAATTGGCTTAAAGAAAATATTAGTGCCTCGAGTCCATCATTGAAGGCCACGATACAAAGTAGCGATAGCTTTCCTCAAGTCACCCAGTATTCTGGGGGCGCGTCTAATTGGACGTACTGCTTGGACTATCAAGGCAGTAAACAAAACCAGAGCGAGCAAACGTCGTTGATTTTGCGTCGGGCACCAGCAGGTACTAAAGCCAATGGGGCTCACGATATGGGGCGGGAGTTTCGATTACAGCATGCGTTAAAGCCTGTTTATCGCTATGTGCCAGAGATGCTTGGACTTTGTGAAGACGAGAGCGTTATAGGCACAGAGTTTTACGTAATGGAGAAGTTTACCGGCGTGATACCACGTAAGAACTTACCCAAAGGCTTAAACACGTCTGAGCAGCAAAGCAAACAGCTCTGCACTAATGTACTTGATAGCTTAATCGAGCTTCATAAAGTGGATTATAAGAAAGCGGGGCTTGAGCACTTAGGTAAAGGTGCTGGCTACATAGAACGCCAAATAAGTGGGTGGAGCGAACGCTATAGTAAAGCAAAAACCTGGAATGTCCCCTCGGGTAAAAAAATAATGCGCTGGCTAGAAAACCACATGCCCGCTAATGAACGCATTTGTATTACCCACAATGACTTCCGATTTGACAACGTGGTGTTAAAGCCAGATAACTATACGCAAATTATCGGTGTGTTGGACTGGGAACTGGCGACCTTAGGCGACCCGCTTATGGACTTGGGTAATACCTTGGCGTATTGGGTACAACCGGATGATGACTTTTTGGCCCAATCAACGCGCCGCCAGCCTACTCACTTACCCGGTATGCTAACTCGAAAGCAGGTGGTTGCGTACTACTGCAAAGAGATGGAAATAGATGTAGATGATTTTACCTTTTACGAGGTATACGGGCTTTTCCGTTTAGCCGGTATTGCCCAGCAAATTTACTATCGATACCACCACAAGCAAACCAATAATCCAGCGTTTAAAAACTTTTGGATCTTCATTCATTATTTAATGTGGCGTTGTAATAAGGCCATAAAAGCATCAGGAAAACGATAA
- a CDS encoding SDR family oxidoreductase: MRVLITGGATGLGQAIALKWAEKWAGKDEGVDICIADINQERGDETVNTLSAQGANAFYIHCDITSENDVQTLANTLETRWGGVDTVFNNAGVASGGSLLDESIEQWQWVFDINVLGMVRVSRALLPLMREQGGGYFINIASQAGLTPIPYMGSYNAVKAAVVSFSETMKLELAPDNIDVSVVCPSFFKTNLDESMRSSNPASHKMLNKFFAKADMTKEDVAESIFQQVDKKQFLILTHKLGKRAFLLKKLLPTQRYIKNMLNQTKMMKRAMEKQS, from the coding sequence ATGCGCGTATTGATTACCGGTGGCGCTACCGGCTTAGGTCAGGCCATTGCCCTTAAGTGGGCGGAAAAGTGGGCAGGCAAAGACGAGGGGGTAGATATTTGCATTGCCGATATTAACCAAGAAAGAGGCGACGAAACAGTAAATACGCTATCCGCCCAAGGTGCCAATGCGTTTTACATCCATTGCGATATAACCTCTGAAAATGATGTTCAAACGTTAGCGAACACCTTGGAAACTCGCTGGGGCGGTGTTGACACTGTATTTAACAATGCGGGTGTTGCTTCTGGTGGCAGCCTTTTAGATGAGAGCATTGAGCAGTGGCAGTGGGTGTTTGATATTAATGTGTTAGGCATGGTGAGAGTCAGTCGTGCACTCTTACCGTTAATGCGAGAGCAAGGCGGTGGCTATTTCATTAATATTGCATCGCAAGCGGGGCTAACGCCTATTCCTTATATGGGAAGTTATAACGCGGTTAAAGCTGCAGTCGTGTCGTTTTCTGAAACCATGAAGTTGGAATTAGCACCTGACAATATTGACGTTAGTGTAGTTTGTCCAAGCTTCTTCAAAACGAATTTAGATGAGTCGATGCGAAGCAGCAACCCAGCGTCGCACAAGATGCTCAATAAGTTCTTTGCCAAAGCAGACATGACGAAAGAAGACGTGGCTGAGTCCATATTTCAGCAAGTCGACAAAAAGCAGTTTCTTATTCTTACCCATAAACTGGGTAAACGCGCTTTCCTGTTAAAGAAGCTGCTGCCAACCCAGCGCTATATCAAAAATATGCTCAATCAAACGAAGATGATGAAGCGTGCAATGGAAAAGCAAAGTTAA
- a CDS encoding bile acid:sodium symporter family protein, whose product MQASVLTEVLLPLALAFVMFGMGLTLTLADFARLLKAPKAVITGFIGQIILLPMLALGLCFVFGLPDYIAVGVMVLAACPGGTTSNLISHIAKANLALSVSLTAISTIACVFSTPFIIQFALDYFVKENAPDFSIIQTVIGLVGISIVPVILGMTIRRFNSRFATKTESFFRQFSMYFMLLMIVGVLVSERNNLAASFESAFLVCLTLNLSSVLLGLGVAKLSNLAFKDSLTLAIEIGVQNAALAMLICITFLDAPDYAIAPGVYGVAMYIGPALLALWAKRKMRNEQPSVSLQKTESV is encoded by the coding sequence ATGCAGGCATCTGTACTTACCGAGGTGTTGTTACCTCTAGCGTTGGCATTTGTTATGTTTGGCATGGGGCTAACGCTAACCCTTGCAGACTTTGCCCGACTACTTAAAGCACCTAAAGCAGTAATAACGGGTTTTATAGGGCAAATTATATTGCTGCCTATGTTGGCGCTAGGACTGTGCTTTGTTTTTGGTCTACCCGATTATATTGCGGTTGGTGTCATGGTTTTAGCGGCATGCCCAGGCGGCACGACCAGTAATTTAATCAGCCACATCGCAAAAGCAAATCTGGCCCTTTCAGTAAGCTTAACCGCTATTTCTACCATCGCTTGCGTTTTCTCAACGCCCTTTATCATTCAATTTGCTCTTGATTACTTTGTAAAAGAAAACGCGCCAGACTTTTCTATTATTCAAACAGTGATTGGGCTGGTTGGTATATCAATTGTACCGGTCATTTTAGGCATGACCATTCGTCGCTTTAACAGCAGGTTTGCTACTAAAACTGAAAGCTTCTTCCGGCAGTTTTCTATGTACTTCATGTTGCTTATGATTGTGGGCGTGCTGGTTTCAGAAAGAAACAATTTAGCCGCGTCCTTTGAAAGCGCGTTTTTGGTTTGCTTAACGTTAAATTTATCATCGGTATTGTTAGGGCTCGGGGTTGCTAAGCTTTCAAACCTAGCATTTAAAGACTCGCTCACGCTGGCCATTGAAATAGGCGTGCAAAACGCGGCGCTTGCAATGCTGATATGTATTACCTTTTTAGATGCGCCTGATTACGCGATTGCACCTGGTGTATATGGCGTAGCAATGTACATCGGGCCCGCACTATTGGCCCTGTGGGCAAAACGAAAAATGCGTAACGAACAGCCATCAGTGTCACTGCAAAAGACGGAATCAGTTTGA